GGATACATATCGCCGGGTGTGGCGCGAGGCGCGCGCTGCCTCCGTGCGCGAGCAAGCCCGCCAGGCTCTGGCGAGCGCACGTACGGCCCATGCGGGCGTGCTGCCGGAAGAGCGCCTTCGAATCGAGGAAGCGGAATGGGCCGTGCGTGATCGCGACTGGCGGCTCGCCCAAGAGCTTGCGCAACCTCTCTTGTTGGCGGCCGACGCAGAAGTCCGTGCTCGCGCCCTGTTTGTGCTTGCCGATGTGGCATACGGCCTCGGTCAGTGGGAAGACGCGCTCACGGGTTGGTGGGCGGTCCCGCAGCGCTATCCGGAAAGCCGCGTGGCGTCCGCGGCGCTGTACCGCATGGGCACGGTCTTGTGGAACCGCAATCGGGATGCCGCAGCCGACCGTGTGTTCGCGGAATTGCTGCGCCGCTATCCTGCAGCAGATGAAGCTCCAAAGGCGGCCATCGCTCGAGCGCGCATTGCCTATACGGGCGGGGCAGCGGTCCGTGCGGAGCAGTTGCTGCGCGAAGCCGAATCACTGGTGTGGAACCGTGAAGCCCAACAGGAACTCTTTTGGTGGCGTGGCTGGGTCGCGTATAAGCAGCAAAACTGGGCGGCTGCCGCGGCGGCGTTTCAACGCTTGGGGTCGGACGACGAGCGGGCGCAGTACTGGCTGGCCCGCACTTGGGAGCAGCAAGGGAACCGGTCGCGGGCCATCGCGATTTACCGGCGGCTCACTTCCGGCCGGCCGCGCTTTTATGCCGACTTGGCGCGGCGCAGACTAAGTGGCCTCGGCTCCCAACCGTTTCGCCTGGCGGGGCTGAGCGTGGCCCCACCAGAGCCGACTTCCGTTCCACCTCCGGCGGGGGTCGACCGGTTTCACTACACACGCTGGCAACACTTGTTGGCTGCTGGGGTCACTCCCCTGGCGCGCAAGGAATTGGCCGCCCTCGCTGCGGCTGCTCCCGCCGGGGACAGTGCGTGGCGAACATTCCTCGTGGCTGCATCGTTCCAGAGCCACGCCTATGCTGATTTGCTTCGGCGTCTCTCCTCGTGGCCGGACATGCCCCGTGCGGAGCGGGAGCGGCTGGAGTACCCACTGGCGTTTTTCACGCTGGTGGACGAAGCGGCGCGCGCTCATCGGGTGGATCCCTTGTTCCTGCTTGCCGTGATGCGGCAGGAAAGCCTGTTCGATCCCGAGATTTGTTCTCCTGCAGGGGCATGTGGCCTGATGCAGTTGTTGCCGGGCACAGCCGAGCAAGTCGCAACCAGCCTCGGGTGGGTACTCCGGGCAACGGATCTCTTCGATCCGGGGCGAAGCATTGCCCTGGGCGCCCGGCACTTGCGGGAACTTCTCGACCGATTTGGCGACGACCCCCTGTTGGCCTTGGCGGCTTACAACGGCGGCGAGGAGGCAGCGCGGCGCTGGGCGGCGCGCACTCGCGGGTTACCGCCGGACGAGTTCGTAGAAGACATTACCTACCGGGAAACCCGCGACTACGTAAAACGCGTGTGGACCCATTACCTTCGCTACCAGGCCCTCTACTTTGGCGAGACGCGCGACCCGGGATAGCATAGAGCTACCCCAGCGCAGGAAATGCTACGCCCGCTGCGGCCCGCGCGGAGAAGTGCGCTCGATGTCCAGAATGTCCATGCGGCGGCGCATGAACTGTAGCTCCCGGCGATGCTCGGTGGCGAGCTGATTGAGCTTGCGCCATCCTGCGGGAGTGCAGATGACCAAAACCTCCCGCCGGTTTTCAGGATTTTCCTTGCGGATGACGTATCCGTGCGCCTCGGCCCGATCCACGAGCTCGACCACGGTGTGGTGGCGCAACTGCAAAAAATCGGCGAGGCGCGAAATGGTCACACCCTCCGAGCCTCCGAGCGCGGCCGCACCGAGGAGCAGCGAATGTTGCTGCGGGGTGAGCCCCACTTTGCGCGCTGCCAGCTCCGTGCTGCGGAACAGCTTGCGCAGCGCCTCGCGGTAACGGGCTAGGTTACGAATTTCGCTCGACACTGGGTTTGCCACGAGCGGAGTGTTTATCGCGAAACGGCTCCGTACTCAATCGGGCGGGTGGGTTTTCTTCGGAAGGGTGGCAACTCTGCGTGCGAGTAACTCGGAAACCGAGAAATGCGATGGGGAATGCTGCGGCTGCAGCTTTTCGGCAGGCTTGTCTCTCGTTGTCGATCGCCCATTGCGAGCGGAGCTCTGTGACGCACGTTGTATGCTCTCGGCTGCCTGCCGGGTCTAACGCGCACAGCTCCCTCTTGGTTGCGAAGCCCCCTGCCCGCGCCCGTTACGCTTCCCAACGGTGGATGTCCCATTTTTACTATTTCGTGTGGTTCTTGGGGTAAAACAACGAGCGCATCTTGTGTCGAGTGGCATCGGAGGAGTTTCACCGCCCGACGGCCGCGGCGTCGTTTCCAGGCACTAGGAAACCCCCGGCAGCATCGCTGCCCATTGCGGGGCTCTCTCGGATGCTAGCTCGCTTGGAGGTGTTGCAGGCGAGCGATCAGTGCCTTGGTGCGTTCTTCTTCCTGTTCGAGCCGTTTGCGAAACTCGCGCGTGGCGGCCTTGTGAATCTCGTGAGAGAGCATCGTTGCGTGCGCTTCTAAAACCGCAAGCAAGAGTCGCACGTCCTCTGCATCCACTGCCAGGTGCATAACAGGCTCCGTCATCGGCCACCGCTCTTACTCGAGCCTGCCGATGTTGTAAAGTAAATCCAAACGAAGGCCGGCCGTCTCCAGGCGCCCGAGCTGGATTGCTCCGCGGCCCGGCTACTCCCCTGCACGGGGCGCGATGCGAACTGCCGGACGGTACGAGGCATCGCGGAGAAGGTAAAAGATGCCACCGATGAGAGTGGGCGCTTCCGCGGCCCAAAAGCCCAAGGCCGCAGACAAAATCGAGGTTTCCAAACCAATTCGGTGCGCCAGCACCAAAGCCTGTACAATTTCTCGCACGCCTTCACCCGCAATCGTGAACGGACTCATCACGGTGGCAAAAATTTGGATGGTGGAACCGAACACGACTTCCCAGAACTCCGCGTGATGAGCGCCTACCGCAATGGCGGTGAAGAAGTAGGTGACCGCTGTGAAAAAATGCACCCCAAAACTGAGTACGGCCGCACCCAGTAACAGTCGCTTTTGGCCGCGGTATGCGGCGGCCGCGGAGTGAAGGCGGGCAACGAAGCCGCCGATGCGGCCGCGCCGAAATTCCGAGAAGAGATCGAGCAACCACAACAGCCAGCGCGGGTGCAGTAACACGGCGAAGAACAAAACGGTGATCGAAGCCGCCAGCGGAATCGTTACCCAACCCACGCTGGCGGCGCGCGGGCCGAGGATGGCGTGCCCGAGGGGAAACGTGACCAAGAAACACAGAAAGATGCCGACGATCCCGAGCCCCTTTTCGATGACGGTAGCGGCGGCGGCCTCAGCAGTGCGACCGGTAAAGCGAGCCGCGTCGTAAAGTTTGTAGCCATCCAAACCAATGGTGGAGGGCAAGAACGTCCCCAAAAACCTCCCGATCAGAAACGTGGTGAAGATGTGCCAAAGCGGAAAGTGCAAGCCCTGGCCGCGGAGAAGCAAATTCCAGCGGAGCATCGAACACACGATTCCGCACACCCGGACCAGAAACGCGACCAGAGCAAAACGCCAAAAGGTGGCGGTATCGATTCGTGGTAGGTAGTTCCCAATCGCCTCGATCGCCGATACCTTTGCGCCCGTTTCGGTTTCCACGGGATGTTGCAGCAACAGGTAAAAGGCAGCCACGGTGACGGCGAGTTTTGCGAGAAAGGAGAACAAGGAGCGCAGCGGTCGAGCAGGTGCCGGGGCAGCAGCAACCACGGTTCAGGGCCTCCGTTCGAGTTTTTGTTCCAACTGCCGGAGGCGAAACTCCACTTTGCGCAAACGTTCGTCCTCAGTGGCGCGCTCGCTGGCCGGCCCGGGCGCGCTCGAGAGATTTCGTCGTTCCAGCGCTTCCAGCCTCGCTTCGAGACGTTGCAATCGTGATTCGATGTTCTCCAGGCGCCCGGCTTCCATAGACCCCGGGGCCGAGGCATGGGGTGCAATACCTGGCGAGGCTTGCACCTGCGACCGGGGACCCGAGGTTCCGAGCGGCAATTCGCCTTTCCCGATCACGAGCAAATTTTGCGGATCGCGCACGACAACTTCCCAGCGGCCGCGAAATTCTCGCACCAGCCCACTCGCACGCACGGTTTTGCCGGGCAGTTCCCGTTCGGCATCGAATGGGAAGCGGCTCAGAAGCCCCTCCACGAGCACCGCTTCGACTTGCACGGGACTCTGAGCAAGCTGTAAACGTATGACGTTACCTTCGCGGCGGGCGGCCTGAACCACGGCTTCCACGGTGACTTCTTCGCCTCCGTACAAAGGTACCACGCTTGCGTCCACCACTGGCGCCACGGCGTGGCCACGAACGCTTGGCGCGAGACTGAAAGCGCACACCACGCCCCATCGCGCCCACCTCAGCCAGCAACCAAGCGCGTTAGAGCTTAAAGCCACGATCCACCTCGTCTTCGTCTATCGAAGGCGCCAGTTCTTCGAGCTTGCGGAAAACGATTTCAATGAGTTTGTCCAGCCTGCGGTACTCTCCCGAGCGGGCAGCGGCCCGAGCCACGCTTACGGCTAATCGAAGTTTTTCGTCGCGCGTCATGACCATCCCTCGATCGAAATTCCCCGCGCTTATAGCGCGCTGCACGGGGGATGTCTGCGAAGACACGCGAGCAAAGTCGCACTCAAAACCGCCAATGAATGCCAGTGATGCACTGCGTCGCGTCCGGTTGCTCGGCCCCCGAAGGGCGATGCCGACGTGTCCGGCATCCTAGACACGGCACATGTGTCGGCACTGCCGATGGAAGGCAAGCGCGCACCCTACTGGGGCTTCAACGTCGGGTTCCTCATCCGGCCCTATACATCTCGAACACCCAAGGGGCGGTTCAGTGTCCCGTCGGGCAGCTCGTGTGACCCTCTGGCCTCGAAGAGGTCGCCGGCGAGCAATTTCTTTCCGTGCCTTCCGGAACGGATTGCACTGTGCTTGGTCGAGTGGACGGCAAACTGCGCCCTGGGTGCACGGTGTGTTGCACCTGAGTTTGCGGTGCGGTCAAAAGGGTGGTAGGTTTATCGGGCTCGGGGTCCGCAGCTTGGCCACCGAAGAGGATGGCAAAACGGAGCAGAATTGCGGACAAGGAAAGGAGCACCCCAACCATGGCCGGCGGAAAAACGTTCAAGCGCGATCAGAAACGCAGAAAAGAAATGGCGCGCAAGCTCAAGCAAGAAGAGAAAATGCGCAAGCGCCTAGAGCGGCGGGAAGCGAAGAAGAGCGGGTCGGCCCAGGAAGAAGGAGCAGAACCGCTCACCCCAGAGCCGACCACGGAGTAACCTCGCCCTCCCCGCATGCCACCGGGGAGAGCGAAAGCGTGCCTTTCGCAGTCATTCACTAGCCAAAGCGCGAGAGGAGAGTCTTTTCAGCGAATCGGGTAGTGATAACCCAAATCCACAACACCAATCCGAGTGCACTCTAATTCGGTTCCCGGAGCACAGCCGGGCGGGCAACAGCCGACCCCAGTGCAGTCCGCCTTGTTGTCCACCTGAATTGTCCGTTGTGCCAAGATCGCCACGAGCTCGGGATCCGTCCCGGGATCGCCCGCATCCATGATGGCACTACCTCCACGGCACTCGTCGTCCGTGCCCGGGATGCGAAAGCCGTCTGGGCTGCGGGGATCGAGCCAAAACGGATCCACATCGAGATCGTTCGGACCCCGCGGCACGTTGAGAGCGCGGTCGCGGTTGAGGTTGTAGTTGCTGTCCACGCCGACGGTGATGGGGTCAGCGAAAATCCCCAAGGGCGTGTTGGCGATGAAGATGTTGTTGCGAACGAACACGTTCTCTGCGGGGAACTCGGGAGCGCCGGCTGCAAGCCCACTGCCCATGTTGCCGTAGAATGTGTTGTTGACCA
This sequence is a window from Candidatus Binatia bacterium. Protein-coding genes within it:
- a CDS encoding murein transglycosylase, producing the protein MRQFGWLVLAALVGTLSGCGAHEWPDPGAVWLRWRSARVKQRAFHDAWQAWQQGHHEQAYRGFARLARAYPELADHCWYHAGLAAMRLGHPDRAAQAMRRLTQNFPHSVFFLEAAVFLGEQAEKKGEVARARAWAARVLASAPPDELRQRASLVMARCDEREGAIAAAVDTYRRVWREARAASVREQARQALASARTAHAGVLPEERLRIEEAEWAVRDRDWRLAQELAQPLLLAADAEVRARALFVLADVAYGLGQWEDALTGWWAVPQRYPESRVASAALYRMGTVLWNRNRDAAADRVFAELLRRYPAADEAPKAAIARARIAYTGGAAVRAEQLLREAESLVWNREAQQELFWWRGWVAYKQQNWAAAAAAFQRLGSDDERAQYWLARTWEQQGNRSRAIAIYRRLTSGRPRFYADLARRRLSGLGSQPFRLAGLSVAPPEPTSVPPPAGVDRFHYTRWQHLLAAGVTPLARKELAALAAAAPAGDSAWRTFLVAASFQSHAYADLLRRLSSWPDMPRAERERLEYPLAFFTLVDEAARAHRVDPLFLLAVMRQESLFDPEICSPAGACGLMQLLPGTAEQVATSLGWVLRATDLFDPGRSIALGARHLRELLDRFGDDPLLALAAYNGGEEAARRWAARTRGLPPDEFVEDITYRETRDYVKRVWTHYLRYQALYFGETRDPG